Proteins from a single region of Salipiger sp. H15:
- a CDS encoding DUF6456 domain-containing protein, which produces MARLYLAHTEEGKGIRALARSAGCHASTVLRQVRRMETLRDDPLVDEALRRLGAARAVPAALAMEVGRMKQPQGGEMTPDAATLAREARRVLRRLCESGAVLAVAAEMDKAVVVRDTGEGGSARTAVVDAPVAEAMALKGWIRCDSPGRISRYRITPAGRGALGHLMAEQESRLRGFAGSQAGFDSGQAAEAALAEEEADPRGRRRFAVSDSPLAGLARRRDREGNLFLDDGLVRAGERLREDFELAQMGPRTGQNWDHFLTAGVRPGAADLAPCHGPEAARLRFTGALRDLGPGLGDVALRCCCYLEGLEETEQRMGWAARSGKVVLRIALQRLRRHYGELDAAGGGLIG; this is translated from the coding sequence ATGGCCCGCCTGTACCTGGCCCACACCGAGGAGGGGAAGGGAATCCGCGCCCTCGCGCGGTCGGCGGGGTGCCATGCCTCGACCGTGCTGCGCCAGGTGCGCCGGATGGAGACCCTGCGGGATGACCCGCTGGTGGACGAGGCGCTGCGCCGGCTTGGCGCGGCGCGGGCGGTGCCTGCCGCGCTTGCAATGGAGGTCGGAAGGATGAAGCAGCCCCAGGGCGGAGAGATGACGCCCGACGCGGCGACCCTCGCGCGTGAAGCGCGGCGGGTGCTGCGGCGCCTGTGCGAAAGCGGCGCGGTCCTGGCGGTTGCCGCCGAGATGGACAAGGCGGTCGTGGTCCGGGACACGGGCGAGGGCGGCTCGGCGCGCACCGCGGTGGTCGACGCGCCGGTGGCCGAGGCCATGGCGCTCAAGGGCTGGATCCGTTGCGACAGCCCGGGCCGCATCTCGCGCTACCGCATCACCCCGGCCGGGCGCGGCGCGCTCGGGCACCTGATGGCGGAGCAGGAAAGCCGCCTGCGCGGGTTTGCCGGGTCGCAGGCGGGCTTCGACAGCGGCCAGGCGGCCGAGGCGGCGCTGGCCGAGGAAGAGGCCGACCCGCGCGGGCGGCGGCGCTTCGCGGTGAGTGACAGCCCGTTGGCCGGGCTGGCGCGGCGGCGCGACCGCGAGGGCAACCTCTTCCTCGACGACGGGCTCGTGCGCGCGGGCGAGCGGCTGCGCGAGGATTTCGAGCTCGCGCAGATGGGGCCGCGCACCGGGCAGAACTGGGATCACTTCCTGACCGCCGGGGTGCGTCCGGGCGCGGCGGATCTGGCGCCGTGCCATGGTCCCGAGGCGGCGCGGCTGCGGTTCACCGGGGCGCTGCGCGATCTCGGGCCGGGGCTGGGGGACGTGGCGCTGCGCTGCTGCTGCTATCTCGAGGGGCTCGAGGAGACCGAGCAGCGCATGGGCTG
- a CDS encoding DUF6477 family protein, whose protein sequence is MQDLQSLLGALRRPSLLVRAARFGAAEYRRETQLGRIVGTPFPARSGAALMRLLEIEAEIDAGRRRRAAGYSPARHVEVLAAIIAEARIQQGAVDAPA, encoded by the coding sequence ATGCAGGACCTCCAGAGCCTTCTCGGCGCGCTGCGCCGCCCATCCCTGCTGGTGCGCGCGGCGCGCTTCGGCGCGGCGGAGTACCGGCGCGAGACGCAGCTGGGCCGGATCGTCGGCACGCCGTTTCCGGCCCGCAGCGGCGCCGCGCTGATGCGTCTGCTGGAGATCGAGGCCGAGATCGACGCCGGGCGCCGCCGCCGCGCGGCCGGCTATTCGCCCGCCCGCCATGTCGAGGTGCTGGCCGCGATCATCGCCGAGGCGCGCATCCAGCAGGGGGCGGTGGACGCCCCGGCCTGA